The following proteins are encoded in a genomic region of Amphiura filiformis chromosome 11, Afil_fr2py, whole genome shotgun sequence:
- the LOC140163941 gene encoding uncharacterized protein, with the protein MLLLSAIHVFMGHFGPSFYFTICIILLASSIKSEVDSRCAPQTKGFKPYMGTGHRTMLPSENTMLVEHQTKSLYNVSSAWRCGMLCLVHENCMSYNYARTSRVCQLNDADAEVYPCHLAQSDEFGYFQIYDDYTWDPPEVAAECVTPPSTDTITEGHSTEMTTHTEGHSTEMTTQTPSSITTEEIVYGPYNCTLPLSDCGTFWTDEEVRAAMKLEDTGDFNWSVSHIVNGDQFINNNQPCTNILETDPETEPYLLYRMFIHYHADVGDGYFGFCLTLHNSTGIIFQKCTGQKTIDITEIPPMEFLLQGDIFRFSILPAAPQSSVIYESSFDASGFHRYVSLAFGGIFVVELGICADLVARTCINPEHYLPI; encoded by the exons ATGCTCTTGTTATCTGCAATACATGTATTTATGGGTCACTTTGGACCATCCTTCTATTTCACAATCTGCATCATTCTTCTTGCATCATCCATCAAATCTGAGGTAGATTCCAGATGTGCTCCACAAACCAAAGGCTTCAAACCATACATGGGGACCGGACATCGTACCATGCTCCCATCAGAAAACACAATGTTAGTTGAACACCAAACTAAAAGCTTGTACAATGTGAGTAGCGCTTGGCGGTGTGGAATGCTGTGTCTGGTACATGAGAACTGTATGTCATATAACTATGCCAGGACGTCAAGAGTTTGTCAACTGAATGATGCAGATGCTGAGGTCTATCCGTGTCATCTGGCTCAGAGTGATGAATTTGGATACTTTCAGATTTATGATGACTACACTTGG GATCCACCTGAAGTTGCAGCTGAATGTGTAACACCACCAAGCACTGACACTATAACAGAGGGACACTCAACAGAAATGACAACCCATACAGAGGGACACTCAACAGAAATGACAACACAGACCCCATCATCAATCACCACAGAAGAGATAGTATATGGACCCTATAACTGCACACTGCCACTATCAG ACTGCGGAACATTCTGGACAGATGAAGAAGTACGTGCAGCAATGAAACTCGAAGACACTGGTGACTTCAACTGGTCTGTTTCTCATATTGTCAATGGAGACCAATTCATCAACAACAACCAACCATGTACTAATATATTGGAGACTGACCCAGAAACTGAGCCCTATTTACTTTACA GAATGTTTATACACTACCATGCCGATGTGGGAGATGGTTACTTTGGCTTTTGCTTGACCCTACATAACAGCACAGGTATAATATTTCAGAAATGCACTGGCCAAAAGACCATAGACATAACCGAGATACCGCCAATGGAGTTCTTGCTACAAGGCGATATATTCAGATTTTCCATTCTCCCGGCCGCACCTCAAAGCTCTGTTATATACGAGTCAAGCTTTGATGCTTCAGGTTTCCATCGTTATGTTAGTTTGGCATTTGGCGGGATATTTGTGGTCGAGCTTGGCATATGTGCGGATTTAGTGGCGAGAACTTGTATTAAccccgagcactacctgccgatctaa
- the LOC140163939 gene encoding uncharacterized protein, with protein MLPFKHRFYHFTICIILLASSIKSPVDSRCAPRTKGFKPYMGTVHRTMLPSENTMLVEHQTKSLYNVSSAWRCGMLCLVHENCMSYNYARTSGVCQLNDADAEVYPCHLTQSDEFGYYQILVNGNTSGPPAVASECQTPPSTDIITEGHSTEKTTHKERHSTEMTTQTPSSITTEEMVYGPYNCTLPLSDCTNFWAEEDVQATMKVEGTGDFNWTISHIVNGDQIINNNQPCTDILKTEPETEPYIKYKMTVHYNNDTTGGYFSFCLTLRNNTDKIEQKCEDGDTPITKIPPLMEFLLQGNVCRWSILPPPPQESFNIELSFDATGFHRYVALSFREIYEGQAWHMCRIL; from the exons ATGCTCCCATTTAAGCATCGGTTCTACCATTTCACAATCTGCATCATTCTTCTTGCCTCATCCATCAAGTCTCCGGTAGATTCCAGATGTGCTCCACGAACCAAAGGATTCAAACCATACATGGGGACGGTACATCGTACCATGCTCCCATCAGAAAACACAATGTTAGTTGAACACCAAACTAAAAGCTTGTACAATGTGAGTAGCGCTTGGCGGTGTGGAATGCTGTGTCTGGTACATGAGAACTGTATGTCATATAACTATGCCAGGACGTCAGGAGTTTGTCAACTGAATGATGCAGATGCTGAGGTCTATCCGTGTCATTTGACTCAGAGTGATGAGTTTGGATACTATCAAATACTTGTTAATGGCAACACATCG GGTCCACCTGCAGTTGCATCTGAATGCCAAACACCACCAAGCACTGACATTATAACAGAGGGACACTCAACAGAAAAGACAACCCATAAAGAGAGACACTCAACAGAAATGACAACACAGACACCATCATCAATCACCACAGAAGAGATGGTATATGGACCCTATAACTGCACACTGCCACTATCAG ACTGTACAAATTTCTGGGCAGAAGAAGATGTTCAGGCAACAATGAAAGTTGAAGGCACTGGTGACTTTAACTGGACTATATCTCATATTGTAAATGGCGACCAAATCATCAATAACAACCAGCCATGTACTGATATATTAAAGACTGAACCAGAAACTGAGCCCTATATAAAGTACA AAATGACCGTACACTACAACAACGACACTACAGGTGGATACTTCTCATTTTGCTTGACCCTTCGCAACAACACGGACAAGATAGAGCAAAAATGTGAAGACGGCGACACCCCCATAACAAAGATACCACCACTGATGGAGTTCTTACTACAAGGCAATGTATGCAGATGGTCAATTCTCCCACCCCCGCCTCAAGAATCTTTTAATATCGAGTTGAGCTTCGATGCCACTGGTTTTCATCGTTATGTTGCTTTGTCATTTCGTGAAATATATGAGGGTCAAGCATGGCACATGTGCAGGATTTTGTGA
- the LOC140164409 gene encoding uncharacterized protein produces the protein MLPLKHRFYHFTICIILLASSIKSPGDSRCAPQTKGFKPYMGTGHRTMLPSENTMLVEHQTKSLFNVSSAWRCGMLCLVRENCMSYNYARTSGVCQLNDADAEVYPCHLAQSDEFGYYQIYDDYTWDPPAVAAECQTPPSTDIITEGHSIEMTTHTEGHSTEMTTQTPSSITTEEIVYGPYNCTLSLSGCTTFWAEESIYATMKLEGTGDFNWTISHIVNGDQFINNNPPCTDILETEPETELYISYRMAVRYHAVDMVGGYYSFCLTNRNNTARIEQICTGDTTIQEIPPMELLLQGNVIKWSILPAPPQRDYKLELSFDATDYQRYVAMSFFGINEGQAWHMCQTL, from the exons ATGCTCCCACTTAAGCATCGGTTCTACCATTTCACAATCTGCATCATTCTTCTTGCCTCATCCATCAAGTCTCCAGGAGATTCCAGATGTGCTCCACAAACCAAAGGATTCAAACCATACATGGGGACTGGACATCGTACCATGCTCCCATCAGAAAACACAATGTTAGTTGAACACCAAACTAAAAGCTTGTTCAATGTGAGTAGTGCTTGGCGGTGTGGAATGTTGTGTCTGGTACGTGAGAACTGTATGTCATATAACTATGCCAGGACGTCAGGAGTTTGTCAACTGAATGATGCAGATGCTGAGGTCTATCCGTGCCATCTGGCTCAGAGTGATGAATTTGGATACTATCAGATTTATGATGACTACACTTGG GATCCACCTGCAGTTGCAGCTGAATGCCAAACACCACCAAGCACTGACATTATAACAGAGGGACACTCAATAGAAATGACAACCCATACAGAGGGACACTCAACAGAAATGACAACACAGACCCCATCATCAATCACCACAGAAGAGATAGTATATGGACCCTATAACTGTACACTGTCACTATCAG GCTGCACAACATTCTGGGCAGAAGAGAGTATTTATGCAACAATGAAACTTGAAGGCACTGGTGACTTTAACTGGACTATATCTCATATTGTCAATGGTGACCAATTCATCAATAACAACCCACCATGTACTGATATATTGGAGACTGAACCAGAAACTGAGCTATACATAAGTTACA GAATGGCTGTACGCTACCATGCCGTTGACATGGTAGGAGGATACTACAGTTTTTGCTTGACAAATCGCAACAACACAGCCAGGATAGAGCAAATATGCACCGGTGACACCACCATACAAGAGATACCACCAATGGAGTTGTTGCTACAAGGCAATGTAATCAAATGGTCCATTCTCCCAGCTCCACCTCAACGTGATTATAAACTTGAGTTGAGCTTTGATGCCACTGATTATCAGCGTTATgttgcaatgtcattttttgggaTAAATGAGGGTCAAGCATGGCATATGTGCCAAACTTTGTGA
- the LOC140163940 gene encoding uncharacterized protein — protein MILLSGPSYHFTICIILLASSIKSPGDSRCAPRTKGFKPYMGTGHRTMLPSENTMLLEHQTKSLYNVSSAWRCGILCLVRENCMSYNYARISGVCQLNDADAEVYPCHLAQSDEFGYYQIYDDYTWDPPAVAAECQTPPSTDFIIEGHSTELTTHTEGHSTEMTTQTPSSITTEEIVYGPYNCTLPLSGCTTFWAEESIYATMKLEGTGDFNWTISHIVNGDQIINNNQPCTDILDTEPETELYISYRMAVRYHAVDMAGGYYSFCLTNRNNTARIVQICTGDTTIQEIPPMEFLLQGNVIKWSILPAPPQRDYKLELSFDATDYQRYVAMSFFGINEGQAWHMCQTF, from the exons ATGATCCTGTTATCTGGACCATCCTACCATTTCACAATCTGCATCATTCTTCTTGCCTCATCCATCAAGTCTCCAGGAGATTCCAGATGTGCTCCACGAACCAAAGGATTCAAACCATACATGGGGACTGGACATCGTACCATGCTCCCATCAGAAAACACAATGCTATTGGAACACCAAACTAAAAGCTTGTACAATGTGAGTAGCGCTTGGCGGTGTGGAATACTGTGTCTGGTACGTGAGAACTGTATGTCATATAACTATGCCAGGATATCAGGAGTTTGTCAACTGAATGATGCAGATGCTGAGGTCTATCCGTGTCATCTGGCTCAGAGTGATGAGTTTGGATACTATCAGATTTATGATGACTACACTTGG GATCCACCTGCAGTTGCAGCTGAATGCCAAACACCACCAAGCACTGACTTTATAATAGAGGGACACTCAACAGAACTGACAACCCATACAGAGGGACACTCAACAGAAATGACAACACAGACCCCATCATCAATCACCACAGAAGAGATAGTATATGGACCCTATAACTGCACACTGCCACTATCAG GCTGCACAACTTTCTGGGCAGAAGAGAGTATTTATGCAACAATGAAACTGGAAGGCACTGGTGACTTCAACTGGACTATATCTCATATTGTCAATGGAGACCAAATCATCAATAACAACCAACCATGTACTGATATACTGGATACTGAACCAGAAACTGAGCTATATATAAGTTACA GAATGGCTGTACGCTACCATGCCGTTGACATGGCAGGAGGATACTACAGTTTTTGCTTGACCAATCGCAACAACACAGCCAGGATAGTGCAAATATGCACCGGCGACACCACCATACAAGAGATACCACCAATGGAGTTCTTGCTACAAGGCAATGTAATCAAATGGTCCATTCTCCCAGCCCCGCCTCAACGTGATTATAAACTTGAGTTGAGCTTTGATGCCACTGATTATCAGCGTTATGTTGCCATGTCATTTTTTGGGATAAATGAGGGTCAAGCATGGCATATGTGCCAAACTTTCTGA